The Mycolicibacterium mageritense genome contains a region encoding:
- a CDS encoding SDR family NAD(P)-dependent oxidoreductase produces MTNAHEPRYSGALRLDGKRALITGATKGIGADIARAFAAAGARLVLSGRDTGELDAAQSTLADEFGVDVHAVAADLAQPQGPAGLAKAAAAAFGGLDILVNNAGISHPQPVIDTDPALFDATIAVNLRAPALLAAAVGADMVAAGTGGAIVTVASAAALAPLPDHYAYCASKAGLVMATKVLARELGPHGIRANSVCPTVVLTEMGQRVWGEEAKAAPMIARIPLGRFAVPHEVSDAVVWLASDAASMVNGVDIPVDGGYTMG; encoded by the coding sequence ATGACCAACGCGCACGAACCCCGCTACAGCGGGGCGCTGCGACTCGACGGCAAGCGGGCCCTGATCACCGGGGCCACCAAGGGCATCGGTGCCGACATCGCGCGGGCATTCGCCGCCGCGGGTGCCCGGCTGGTGCTCAGCGGCCGGGACACCGGCGAGCTGGACGCGGCGCAGTCCACCCTGGCAGACGAGTTCGGCGTCGACGTGCACGCCGTGGCAGCCGATCTCGCGCAGCCGCAGGGCCCGGCCGGGCTCGCAAAGGCCGCGGCCGCAGCGTTCGGTGGGCTGGACATCCTGGTCAACAACGCCGGCATCTCACATCCGCAACCCGTGATCGACACCGACCCGGCCTTGTTCGACGCGACCATCGCCGTCAACCTGCGCGCCCCCGCACTGCTGGCGGCCGCGGTCGGGGCCGACATGGTCGCCGCGGGCACAGGTGGGGCCATAGTCACGGTCGCCTCGGCGGCCGCGCTGGCGCCGCTGCCCGACCACTACGCGTACTGCGCGTCGAAGGCCGGGCTCGTGATGGCCACCAAGGTGCTGGCTCGCGAACTCGGACCGCACGGGATCCGGGCCAACTCGGTGTGCCCCACCGTCGTGCTCACCGAGATGGGACAGCGGGTGTGGGGTGAGGAGGCCAAGGCGGCCCCGATGATCGCCCGAATCCCGCTGGGCCGCTTCGCGGTTCCCCACGAAGTGTCCGACGCCGTGGTGTGGCTGGCCTCGGATGCGGCAAGCATGGTCAACGGCGTCGACATTCCCGTCGACGGTGGCTACACGATGGGTTGA
- a CDS encoding sugar-binding transcriptional regulator has product MPRSAQPPSSAGVDGPSPDTEAGHFPASLLYAAAKMYYNEDATQADVAAQLGTSRATVSRLLAEAKRRGIVRIEVVPPAEVGAGDVADQLTRALALNTVYISHALPTPGPGRSAVDVMGGALAPAVGRALAAAGLLPGDVLLVSSGRTVYEVAQYELVDLPGVLVAPTVGGNDQPEEWYQTNEITRLVANRVNGRPNYLFAPALPGPDLYPSLLNDPSIQRVLHLWPRARCALMGVGAPPLMRSDIPQFVPTESSSLRAAVGDVCSRFFDRDGEAVEFDGSDRLIAVELEALRHVPVTIAVAIGKDKVDSIIAGARGGYFNQLVTDPATATAILESTESV; this is encoded by the coding sequence GTGCCCCGGTCCGCGCAGCCACCCTCCTCGGCCGGTGTCGACGGTCCATCCCCCGACACCGAAGCCGGCCACTTCCCGGCCTCGTTGCTGTACGCAGCAGCAAAGATGTACTACAACGAGGACGCCACGCAGGCCGATGTCGCGGCCCAGCTCGGAACCAGTCGCGCGACGGTCAGTCGGCTACTGGCAGAAGCGAAACGCCGAGGGATCGTCAGAATCGAAGTGGTGCCACCGGCAGAAGTCGGTGCGGGCGACGTGGCCGATCAGCTAACCAGGGCGCTCGCGTTGAACACCGTGTACATCAGCCATGCCCTCCCCACTCCGGGCCCCGGCCGGTCTGCGGTCGACGTCATGGGCGGCGCGCTGGCGCCGGCTGTCGGCCGGGCGTTGGCCGCGGCGGGACTGCTGCCCGGCGATGTGCTCCTCGTGTCGTCGGGTCGCACGGTGTACGAGGTCGCCCAGTATGAACTCGTCGACCTTCCGGGTGTCCTGGTGGCACCGACCGTGGGTGGCAACGATCAGCCCGAAGAGTGGTATCAGACCAACGAGATCACGCGGCTGGTGGCCAATCGGGTCAACGGCAGGCCGAACTACCTGTTCGCGCCCGCGTTGCCGGGCCCCGACCTGTACCCGTCGCTCCTGAACGACCCGAGCATCCAGCGGGTGCTGCACCTGTGGCCGCGGGCGCGGTGCGCGCTGATGGGTGTCGGCGCACCGCCGCTGATGCGTTCGGACATCCCACAGTTCGTCCCCACCGAGTCGAGTTCGCTGCGCGCCGCGGTCGGTGACGTGTGTTCGCGGTTCTTCGACCGGGACGGTGAGGCCGTCGAATTCGACGGCAGCGACCGGCTGATCGCGGTGGAACTCGAAGCGCTGCGCCATGTTCCGGTCACCATCGCGGTGGCCATCGGCAAGGACAAGGTCGACTCGATCATCGCGGGCGCCCGCGGCGGATATTTCAATCAACTGGTGACCGATCCCGCAACGGCCACCGCGATCCTGGAGAGTACGGAGTCGGTATGA
- the eltD gene encoding erythritol/L-threitol dehyrogenase → MQAVVCHGPHDYRLEEVAVPQRGPGEALIRVEAVGICASDLKCYHGAAKFWGDENRPAWAETMVIPGHEFVGRVVELDDEAATRWGIAVGDRVVSEQIVPCWECRFCKRGQYHMCQPHDLYGFKRRTPGAMASYMVYPAEALVHKVSADIPPAHAAFAEPLSCALHAVERAQITFEDTVVVAGCGPIGLGMIAGAKSKNPMRVIALDLAPEKLKLAEKCGADLTINIAEQNAEQIVKELTDGYGADVYLEGTGHTSAVPQGLNLLRKLGRYVEYGVFGSDVTVDWSIISDDKELDVLGAHLGPYCWPAAIKMIESGILPMDEICTHQLPLTEFQKGLDLVASGKESVKVSLIPA, encoded by the coding sequence ATGCAGGCAGTCGTGTGTCACGGCCCCCATGACTACCGCCTCGAGGAGGTCGCGGTTCCGCAACGCGGCCCCGGTGAGGCACTGATCCGCGTCGAAGCGGTCGGCATCTGCGCCAGTGACCTGAAGTGCTACCACGGCGCGGCCAAGTTCTGGGGCGACGAGAACCGCCCGGCCTGGGCCGAGACCATGGTGATCCCCGGCCACGAGTTCGTCGGCCGGGTCGTGGAACTCGACGACGAGGCCGCGACACGATGGGGCATCGCGGTCGGCGACCGCGTGGTGTCCGAGCAGATCGTGCCGTGCTGGGAATGCCGATTCTGCAAGCGCGGCCAATACCACATGTGCCAGCCGCACGACCTCTACGGTTTCAAGCGCCGCACCCCCGGCGCCATGGCCAGCTACATGGTGTACCCGGCAGAAGCCTTGGTGCACAAGGTGTCCGCGGACATCCCGCCCGCCCATGCGGCGTTCGCCGAGCCGTTGTCGTGCGCGCTGCACGCCGTCGAGCGGGCGCAGATCACGTTTGAGGACACCGTCGTCGTGGCCGGCTGCGGCCCGATCGGCCTGGGCATGATCGCCGGTGCGAAGTCGAAGAACCCGATGCGGGTCATCGCGCTGGATCTGGCGCCCGAGAAGCTCAAGCTCGCCGAGAAGTGCGGTGCCGATCTCACCATCAACATCGCCGAACAGAATGCCGAGCAGATCGTCAAGGAACTCACCGACGGTTACGGCGCCGACGTGTACCTGGAGGGCACGGGGCACACCTCGGCCGTACCGCAAGGACTGAACCTGCTGCGCAAGCTCGGCCGCTACGTCGAGTACGGCGTCTTCGGCAGCGACGTCACGGTCGACTGGAGCATCATCAGCGACGACAAGGAGCTGGACGTGCTGGGCGCCCACCTCGGCCCGTACTGCTGGCCCGCCGCCATCAAGATGATCGAATCCGGAATCCTGCCGATGGACGAGATCTGCACCCACCAGTTGCCGCTCACCGAGTTCCAGAAGGGCCTCGATCTGGTGGCCAGCGGGAAGGAATCGGTCAAGGTCTCCCTGATCCCCGCATAG
- a CDS encoding extracellular solute-binding protein: MLAAMGLAGAAAVSLPVLSACGVGGRISAPNGASDVSGGFDWRKAAGSTINILQTPHPYQQSYQPLLKEFTELTGITVNVDLVPEADYFTKLNTELAGGTGKHDAFMLGAYFIWQYGPPGWIEDLGPWLQNSSATGPDYDFEDIFEGLRTSTRWDFTLGHPLGTGGQWAIPWGFENNVVAYNKKYFDAHGIKKLPDNFDDFIQLAIDLTDRSQNRYGIATRGSKSWATIHPGFMTQYVREGAVDYTFNGTELVAEMDSDKAVAYTKKWIEMQHKAGPTSWTTYDYPNATGDLGDGKAMMVYDADSATYPKNKPGASAEAGNLGWYPGPAGPDGNYKTNLWTWSWAMNSMSKNKLPAWLFIQWATGKDSMNQAVEGGIYADPVRKSVFDTTFKRIAADQYGYLDAFETVIGQSKIQFTPQTKFFDTTKDWAVALQDIYGGDDAASRLRSLAKTNTSKVNL; encoded by the coding sequence ATGTTGGCCGCCATGGGCCTTGCCGGCGCTGCGGCGGTGAGCCTGCCCGTACTGAGTGCGTGCGGCGTCGGCGGACGGATCTCGGCCCCCAACGGTGCCTCGGACGTCAGCGGTGGTTTCGACTGGCGCAAGGCAGCCGGATCCACCATCAACATCCTGCAGACCCCGCATCCGTACCAGCAGTCGTATCAGCCGTTGCTCAAAGAGTTCACGGAGCTGACCGGGATCACGGTCAACGTCGACCTGGTGCCGGAAGCGGACTACTTCACCAAACTCAACACCGAATTGGCAGGCGGCACGGGCAAACACGACGCGTTCATGCTCGGCGCCTACTTCATCTGGCAGTACGGCCCGCCGGGCTGGATCGAGGATCTCGGTCCCTGGCTGCAGAATTCGTCGGCGACCGGACCCGATTACGACTTCGAGGACATCTTCGAGGGCCTGCGGACGTCGACCCGGTGGGATTTCACGCTGGGTCATCCGCTGGGTACCGGCGGGCAGTGGGCGATCCCGTGGGGCTTCGAGAACAACGTCGTCGCCTACAACAAGAAGTACTTCGACGCGCACGGGATCAAGAAGTTGCCGGACAACTTCGACGATTTCATCCAGCTCGCGATCGACCTGACCGACCGGTCGCAGAACCGCTACGGCATCGCGACCCGAGGCTCCAAGTCGTGGGCGACCATTCACCCGGGGTTCATGACGCAATACGTGCGTGAGGGCGCCGTGGACTACACGTTCAACGGCACCGAGCTGGTCGCCGAGATGGACAGCGACAAGGCGGTCGCCTACACCAAGAAGTGGATCGAGATGCAGCACAAGGCCGGTCCCACGTCGTGGACCACCTACGACTATCCGAACGCCACCGGTGATCTGGGCGACGGCAAGGCCATGATGGTCTACGACGCGGACAGCGCGACGTACCCGAAGAACAAGCCCGGCGCGAGCGCCGAGGCAGGCAACCTCGGGTGGTATCCGGGCCCGGCCGGCCCGGACGGCAACTACAAGACCAACCTGTGGACGTGGAGTTGGGCGATGAACTCCATGTCGAAGAACAAGCTGCCGGCCTGGCTGTTCATCCAGTGGGCCACCGGCAAGGATTCGATGAACCAGGCCGTCGAGGGCGGCATCTACGCCGACCCGGTCCGAAAGTCGGTGTTCGACACCACGTTCAAACGCATCGCGGCCGACCAATACGGCTACCTCGACGCATTCGAGACCGTGATCGGGCAGTCCAAGATCCAGTTCACGCCGCAGACCAAGTTCTTCGACACCACCAAGGACTGGGCGGTCGCACTGCAGGACATCTACGGCGGCGACGACGCGGCTTCCCGGCTGCGCAGCTTGGCCAAGACCAACACCTCCAAGGTCAACCTCTAG
- a CDS encoding carbohydrate ABC transporter permease, whose product MTTQTSKAPAGPGEQAAERTARALPEVPAWRRRLRPYLLSIPALVIVIGILYPFVVGAYYAFLNYAAVNPDPHFVWFDNFKSVLGDQIFWQSVKVTVIFAIVATGIETVLGVGLALLLNRSSMIGKLFEKVLILPLMIAPVIAGVIWKLMFNPQFGILNHVLGLGNTFDWLSSTNALWSVILVDLWIFTPFVAILVLAGIRSLPKEPFEASEVDGANWFYMFRKLMLPMLWPYILVAVIFRFMDNLKVFDHIYVLTAGGPGVATRTLQIGAFEDSIINLDYSRGSTYMLLLWIIVFITARYLVSVLGKAQRRAAGAES is encoded by the coding sequence ATGACAACGCAGACATCCAAGGCCCCCGCGGGCCCAGGCGAACAGGCCGCCGAGCGCACTGCCCGAGCCCTGCCCGAGGTACCCGCCTGGCGTCGCCGCCTGCGGCCCTACCTGTTGTCGATTCCCGCACTGGTCATCGTCATCGGCATCCTGTACCCGTTCGTGGTCGGTGCCTACTACGCCTTCCTCAACTACGCAGCGGTCAATCCCGATCCGCACTTCGTGTGGTTCGACAACTTCAAATCGGTTCTGGGCGACCAGATCTTCTGGCAGAGCGTCAAGGTCACGGTGATCTTCGCGATCGTCGCGACCGGTATCGAGACGGTGCTCGGGGTTGGCCTGGCGCTGCTGCTCAACCGGTCGTCGATGATCGGCAAACTGTTCGAGAAGGTGCTGATCCTCCCGCTGATGATCGCGCCGGTCATCGCAGGCGTGATCTGGAAGCTGATGTTCAACCCGCAGTTCGGCATCCTCAACCACGTTCTCGGACTGGGCAACACGTTCGACTGGCTGTCGTCCACCAACGCGCTGTGGTCGGTGATCCTCGTCGACCTGTGGATCTTCACGCCGTTCGTCGCGATCCTGGTGCTGGCCGGCATCCGGTCGCTGCCCAAGGAGCCGTTCGAGGCATCAGAGGTGGACGGTGCCAACTGGTTCTACATGTTCCGCAAGCTCATGCTGCCGATGCTGTGGCCCTACATCCTGGTCGCGGTCATCTTCCGGTTCATGGACAACCTCAAGGTGTTCGACCACATCTACGTGCTGACCGCGGGTGGCCCCGGCGTCGCGACCCGCACGCTGCAGATCGGCGCCTTCGAGGACTCCATCATCAACCTCGACTACTCCCGTGGCAGCACATACATGCTGCTGCTCTGGATCATCGTGTTCATCACCGCGCGCTACCTGGTGAGCGTGCTGGGCAAGGCGCAGCGCCGAGCTGCCGGAGCGGAGTCCTGA
- a CDS encoding carbohydrate ABC transporter permease, whose amino-acid sequence MALFNRTELLPGQKRLSIGSVTADIGLVFWFVFSLFPIFWMVMLALKNAEQQTTTYFSFSPTWSNFATVLSDKGTQMTSVDFKASLLTSLLNCGGAVIVSLVIGIPAAYAAGRWKFRGSEDLMFNMLSFRFAPELMVIVPLFVIYNQIGLFDTKVGMIWVLQLVTMPLVVWILRSYFQDLPEDLEHAALLDGYTRRRAFLMVALPIVRPGIAAAALLAFIFAWNNYVFPLILADTNAGTVTVAITKFLGGGGQAYYNLTAAAAIIAALPPLILALTIQRYLVRGLSFGAVKA is encoded by the coding sequence ATGGCCCTCTTCAACAGAACCGAACTCCTGCCGGGCCAGAAGCGGCTGTCGATCGGATCGGTCACCGCAGACATCGGTCTGGTGTTCTGGTTCGTCTTCTCGCTGTTCCCCATCTTCTGGATGGTCATGCTCGCGCTGAAGAACGCCGAACAGCAGACCACCACGTACTTCTCGTTCAGCCCGACGTGGTCGAACTTCGCCACGGTGCTCTCCGACAAGGGCACGCAGATGACCAGCGTCGACTTCAAGGCGTCACTGCTGACGAGTCTGCTCAACTGCGGTGGCGCGGTGATCGTGTCGCTGGTGATCGGCATCCCGGCCGCCTACGCGGCCGGCCGCTGGAAGTTCCGCGGCAGTGAAGACCTCATGTTCAACATGCTGTCGTTCCGGTTCGCGCCCGAGCTGATGGTGATCGTGCCGTTGTTCGTGATCTACAACCAGATCGGCCTGTTCGACACCAAGGTCGGCATGATCTGGGTGCTGCAGCTGGTCACCATGCCGCTCGTGGTGTGGATCCTGCGGTCGTACTTCCAGGATCTGCCGGAGGATCTCGAGCACGCCGCACTGCTCGACGGCTACACGCGGCGGCGCGCGTTCCTGATGGTCGCGTTGCCGATCGTGCGGCCCGGCATCGCCGCCGCGGCGCTGCTCGCGTTCATCTTCGCGTGGAACAACTACGTGTTCCCGCTCATCCTCGCCGACACCAATGCCGGCACGGTGACGGTCGCGATCACCAAATTCCTCGGCGGCGGTGGGCAGGCGTACTACAACCTGACCGCCGCGGCCGCCATCATCGCCGCGCTCCCACCGTTGATCCTGGCTCTGACCATTCAGCGGTACCTGGTGCGCGGCCTGTCGTTCGGGGCGGTGAAAGCCTGA
- a CDS encoding ABC transporter ATP-binding protein: MATISIADVHKTFGKTRAVNGLSVDITDGEFFVILGPSGAGKTTTLKSVAGLIDIDSGSVHIGGVDVTRVEPYHRNVAMAFESYALYPQKTVAENLASPLKSGRTGKYSEQERAQRIDQVTSTLGINHLQKRFPRELSNGQRQRVALGRVLVRPADVYLLDEPLSHLDAKLRAAMRAELKQLGAMSNTTTIYVTHDYQEALALGDRIAVMRAGTLVQIGTPEEIWRRPADTFVAKALGQPEINLIDGVVDDNRIQLGDGSFGVSIPAGLDCARGDRVRVGLRPCDIHVTAGQGDLRGRVLLAERLGRNVELTVDIGGTHLIVLASGREGVDEGAEVTMTVADSDIHVFAAGEGDTARLGQQDSALEAAQ, from the coding sequence ATGGCAACAATCTCGATTGCCGATGTGCACAAGACATTCGGCAAGACCAGGGCCGTCAACGGTCTTTCGGTGGACATCACCGACGGCGAGTTCTTCGTGATCCTCGGCCCCAGCGGCGCCGGCAAGACCACCACACTGAAATCCGTTGCCGGGCTGATCGACATCGACTCGGGATCGGTCCACATCGGCGGCGTCGACGTCACCCGGGTGGAGCCATACCACCGCAATGTGGCGATGGCCTTCGAGAGCTACGCGCTGTACCCGCAGAAAACCGTTGCGGAGAACCTGGCGTCCCCCCTGAAATCGGGACGCACCGGCAAGTACTCCGAGCAGGAACGCGCGCAGCGCATCGACCAGGTGACCTCGACACTGGGAATCAACCACCTGCAGAAGCGGTTTCCGCGGGAACTGTCCAACGGGCAGCGGCAGCGCGTGGCCTTGGGCCGCGTGCTGGTGCGGCCTGCCGACGTGTACCTGCTCGACGAGCCGCTCAGCCACCTCGACGCCAAGCTGCGCGCCGCGATGCGTGCCGAGCTCAAGCAGCTCGGCGCGATGAGCAACACCACGACCATCTACGTGACCCACGACTATCAGGAGGCGTTGGCGCTCGGGGACCGTATCGCGGTGATGCGTGCGGGCACGCTGGTCCAGATCGGCACGCCCGAGGAGATCTGGCGCAGGCCCGCCGACACGTTCGTCGCCAAGGCGCTCGGTCAGCCGGAGATCAACCTGATCGACGGTGTGGTCGACGACAACCGGATCCAGCTGGGTGACGGCTCCTTCGGTGTCTCGATACCCGCGGGGCTCGACTGCGCACGTGGCGACCGCGTGCGAGTAGGGCTGCGGCCGTGTGACATCCACGTCACCGCGGGCCAGGGCGACCTGCGCGGCCGGGTGCTGCTGGCCGAACGGCTGGGCCGCAACGTCGAGCTGACCGTGGACATCGGCGGCACGCATCTGATCGTGCTCGCGTCGGGGCGGGAAGGCGTCGACGAAGGCGCCGAGGTCACCATGACGGTCGCCGATTCCGACATCCACGTGTTCGCGGCCGGTGAGGGCGACACCGCGCGACTCGGCCAACAGGATTCCGCATTGGAGGCGGCACAGTGA
- a CDS encoding ABC transporter ATP-binding protein: MTSTATAAPPATAQSLTLTSLVKTYSARGRESFQAVKGIDMAIEPGELVALLGPSGCGKTTTLRMIAGLETVTSGSIRIGDREVSQLPAAKRGIGVGFESYALYPPMSVRENLLYGLKARKVKGAEQLVAAISRRLEMDDMLDLRPAGLSSGQKQRVALARALVRNPPVLLLDEPLSHLDASARQRVRRELKVLQREFGYTTIVVTHDQVEALSLADRLAVMDAGVVQQFGTPDEVFDDPANLFVAQFVGEPQINVLPGVARVADGRTTVEIGSGSGALDTAVTGVADGTRVTVGIRPQDCALRTDTAAAGIRTTVAYFEHLLEFGLATSTVSGVEEGIVVQTPAAENYEPEQKVVVTAPAERVYLFDSDSGERLR; this comes from the coding sequence GTGACATCCACGGCAACCGCGGCGCCACCCGCGACGGCGCAGAGCCTGACCCTCACCAGCCTGGTCAAGACGTACTCGGCCCGCGGCCGGGAGAGCTTTCAGGCCGTCAAGGGCATCGACATGGCGATCGAGCCGGGTGAGCTGGTTGCGCTGCTCGGGCCGTCGGGCTGTGGCAAGACCACCACGCTGCGGATGATCGCCGGCCTGGAAACCGTGACGAGCGGGTCGATCCGCATCGGCGACCGCGAAGTGTCGCAGCTGCCCGCGGCCAAGCGGGGCATCGGAGTCGGGTTCGAGAGCTATGCGCTCTACCCGCCGATGTCGGTTCGGGAGAACCTGCTCTACGGCTTGAAGGCCCGCAAGGTCAAGGGCGCCGAACAGTTGGTCGCGGCCATCAGCCGCCGCCTCGAGATGGACGACATGCTCGACCTGCGTCCTGCCGGGTTGTCCAGTGGCCAGAAGCAGCGGGTCGCGCTCGCGCGGGCTTTGGTGCGCAACCCTCCGGTGCTGTTGCTCGACGAGCCGTTGAGCCACCTCGACGCGTCGGCCCGGCAGCGGGTGCGACGCGAATTGAAGGTGCTGCAACGGGAATTCGGCTACACCACCATCGTCGTCACGCACGACCAGGTCGAGGCGCTGTCGCTCGCCGACCGGCTCGCGGTGATGGACGCCGGGGTGGTGCAGCAGTTCGGCACACCCGACGAGGTGTTCGACGATCCGGCCAACCTGTTCGTGGCGCAGTTCGTCGGCGAACCGCAGATCAACGTGCTGCCCGGGGTCGCGCGCGTTGCCGACGGCCGTACCACGGTCGAAATCGGCTCCGGCTCAGGAGCCCTCGACACCGCGGTGACGGGAGTCGCCGACGGCACGCGCGTCACGGTCGGGATCCGGCCGCAGGACTGCGCGCTGCGAACCGACACCGCCGCCGCGGGCATTCGCACCACGGTGGCCTACTTCGAACACCTTTTGGAGTTCGGGCTGGCCACCAGCACGGTGTCCGGTGTCGAGGAAGGCATCGTCGTACAGACGCCTGCCGCCGAAAACTACGAACCAGAACAGAAGGTCGTCGTCACGGCACCGGCCGAACGCGTCTATCTGTTCGACAGCGATTCAGGGGAACGGCTGCGATGA
- the derK gene encoding D-erythrulose 4-kinase: protein MTKLFNDPARFTEDMLVGFLDANSRYVSGVPGGVVRAHRTRPGKVAVVIGGGSGHYPAFCGTVGPGFADGAVVGNIFTSPSAEEAASVARAAHGDAGVLLTTGNYAGDVMNFGLAVTQLRSEGIDAHYFAVTDDIASAPRGEEAKRRGIAGDFTVFKCASAAAEDGLDLAGVIRVAEAANAATRTLGVAFDGCTLPGADHPLFTVPQGHMGLGLGIHGEPGVADEAMPTAAGLAATLVDGVLADRPDAADKRIAVILNGLGRTKYEELFVVWGEASRLLRERGYTVVEPEVGELVTSLDMAGCSLTVMWLDDELEKYWTAPADTPAYKKGAAQQPQSGELRSADDSENRATATHVADLSDDAGRAGGRLAARALGAMADVLADAEDELGRIDAVAGDGDHGRGMVKGSSAAREAATAAVAEGAGQGSVLTAAGKAWAAKAGGTSGVLWGALLTALGTRLGDTGTPDGKTVAAGVRDGYDALIQLGGAAPGDKTMLDALLPFVEELQRRVSDGQSWQEAWAAAAQTATEAARATADLRPKVGRARPLAERSIGTPDAGATSLALCARTVADCITATRSGENQ, encoded by the coding sequence ATGACCAAGCTCTTCAACGATCCGGCACGCTTCACCGAGGACATGCTCGTCGGATTCCTCGACGCGAACTCCCGGTACGTCAGCGGTGTACCAGGCGGCGTGGTGCGCGCGCACCGCACGCGGCCGGGCAAGGTCGCCGTGGTGATCGGCGGGGGATCGGGTCACTATCCCGCGTTCTGCGGGACGGTCGGCCCCGGATTCGCCGACGGCGCCGTCGTGGGCAACATCTTCACCTCGCCGTCGGCCGAAGAAGCCGCTTCGGTGGCACGCGCAGCCCACGGGGATGCCGGAGTGCTGCTCACCACCGGCAACTATGCGGGCGACGTGATGAACTTCGGTCTGGCGGTCACCCAACTGCGCAGCGAGGGCATCGATGCGCACTATTTCGCGGTGACCGATGACATTGCCAGCGCGCCGCGCGGCGAAGAAGCCAAACGACGCGGTATCGCAGGCGATTTCACCGTCTTCAAGTGCGCGAGTGCGGCCGCGGAGGACGGGCTGGACCTGGCGGGCGTCATCCGGGTCGCCGAGGCCGCCAATGCCGCCACCCGCACGCTGGGCGTGGCGTTCGACGGCTGCACACTGCCCGGTGCCGACCATCCACTGTTCACCGTGCCACAGGGTCACATGGGCCTGGGCCTGGGCATCCACGGGGAGCCTGGCGTCGCCGACGAGGCCATGCCGACCGCGGCGGGGCTGGCCGCGACACTCGTCGACGGTGTGCTTGCCGACCGGCCCGATGCCGCGGACAAGCGGATTGCGGTGATCCTCAACGGACTTGGCCGCACCAAGTACGAGGAACTGTTCGTGGTGTGGGGGGAGGCGTCGCGCCTGCTGCGCGAACGGGGCTACACCGTGGTCGAACCCGAGGTCGGTGAGCTCGTCACGAGCCTCGACATGGCGGGCTGCTCGTTGACCGTGATGTGGCTCGATGACGAACTGGAAAAGTACTGGACGGCCCCGGCCGACACCCCCGCATACAAGAAGGGCGCCGCGCAGCAACCGCAGTCCGGCGAACTCCGTTCTGCCGACGACAGTGAAAACCGCGCTACCGCAACACATGTGGCGGATCTGTCCGACGACGCGGGCCGCGCGGGCGGCCGGCTGGCTGCGCGAGCCCTCGGCGCGATGGCAGACGTGCTTGCCGATGCCGAAGACGAGCTCGGCCGCATCGACGCGGTCGCAGGCGACGGCGACCACGGGCGCGGCATGGTGAAGGGATCGTCGGCGGCGCGCGAAGCCGCGACCGCCGCGGTCGCCGAAGGGGCCGGTCAGGGCTCGGTGCTGACCGCGGCCGGAAAAGCCTGGGCCGCCAAGGCCGGCGGCACGTCGGGAGTGCTGTGGGGCGCGCTGCTCACCGCGCTCGGCACCCGGCTCGGCGACACCGGTACCCCGGACGGCAAGACGGTGGCGGCCGGCGTGCGCGACGGCTATGACGCGCTCATCCAGCTGGGCGGCGCGGCGCCGGGGGACAAGACCATGCTCGACGCGTTGCTGCCGTTCGTCGAGGAGCTGCAACGCCGAGTCTCCGACGGCCAGAGCTGGCAGGAGGCATGGGCGGCGGCAGCCCAGACCGCGACGGAGGCTGCGCGCGCGACCGCGGACCTGCGGCCGAAGGTCGGCCGGGCCCGGCCGCTCGCCGAACGCAGCATCGGCACGCCGGATGCCGGTGCCACCTCACTGGCGTTGTGCGCCCGCACCGTCGCCGACTGCATCACTGCCACCCGATCAGGAGAAAACCAATGA
- the derI1 gene encoding D-erythrulose 4-phosphate isomerase DerI1: MTLRVVVGSDDAGYEYKEALKGDLAADQRVAEVIDVGVGADEDTAYPHVAVAAARLVAEGKADRALLVCGTGLGVAISANKVPGIRAVTAHDSFSVERSVLSNNAQVLCFGQRVVGLELARRLAREWLGYEFDPSSKSADKVEAICGYEPADR, translated from the coding sequence ATGACGCTGCGCGTTGTCGTCGGCTCGGACGATGCCGGATATGAATACAAGGAAGCCCTCAAGGGTGATCTCGCCGCCGATCAGCGGGTCGCCGAGGTCATCGACGTCGGGGTCGGCGCCGACGAGGACACCGCCTACCCGCACGTCGCGGTGGCCGCGGCCCGGCTGGTTGCCGAGGGCAAGGCCGACCGCGCGTTGCTGGTCTGCGGCACGGGCCTGGGGGTGGCGATCAGCGCCAACAAGGTGCCCGGCATCCGGGCCGTCACCGCGCACGACAGCTTCTCGGTGGAACGTTCGGTGCTGTCCAACAACGCCCAGGTGCTGTGCTTCGGGCAGCGCGTCGTAGGCCTGGAACTGGCGCGCCGGCTGGCCCGCGAGTGGCTCGGCTACGAGTTCGATCCGTCCAGCAAGTCGGCCGACAAGGTCGAGGCCATCTGCGGTTACGAGCCGGCGGACCGCTAG